From the genome of Verrucomicrobiia bacterium, one region includes:
- a CDS encoding UDP-N-acetylglucosamine 1-carboxyvinyltransferase, with product MISTNEKIGHLIYQIRQDRGLTQAEFARKLGTSQSAVNRIEHGKQNLSLETLGRISDVLKKPLISLNGGSVNLRIEGGHELKGSVATRVSKNAATALLFASLLNKGTTKLKHMPRIEEVNRIIEVLISVGVHVKWLPDNDLEIKPPETLRMDSMDKDAARKTRSVLMMIGPLMHLFKEFRIPYAGGCKLGTRTVRPHLFALEEFGVDVVAKSGHYRVNVAKKNAKEIILYESGDTVTENVLMAAAKFEHEVTIKMASANYMVQDVCFFLRKLGVRIDGIGTTTLRIKGVKDIKKNVTYYPSEDPVEAMTFVAAAIATDSKLTITRVPIEFLELELLKLKHMGLKYDISEWYKSNNDQTNLADVTIHKHHGKLIALEEKIYARPYPGLNIDNLPYFVPIAAVAKGRTLIHDWVYEERALYYTEMRKLGANVTLADPHRAYIDGPTKFSAADVVCPPALRPAVLLLIGMLAADGISILRNVYSINRGYEDLAERLNSVGAHITVMHEL from the coding sequence ATGATATCCACAAACGAGAAAATTGGCCACCTTATTTATCAGATACGACAAGATAGAGGACTTACGCAGGCTGAGTTCGCGCGCAAACTGGGCACCAGCCAGTCGGCCGTTAACCGCATAGAACACGGCAAGCAAAACCTCAGCCTAGAGACATTGGGCCGCATCAGCGACGTACTCAAAAAACCACTCATAAGCCTCAACGGAGGCTCAGTAAACTTACGGATCGAGGGCGGACACGAGTTGAAAGGTTCAGTTGCTACTCGTGTATCCAAAAATGCCGCTACTGCGCTGCTATTTGCCTCGCTACTCAACAAGGGCACAACCAAGCTCAAGCACATGCCCCGTATCGAGGAAGTCAACCGCATTATAGAAGTACTCATTAGCGTCGGCGTACACGTTAAATGGCTACCCGACAACGACCTAGAGATCAAACCGCCCGAAACACTCCGCATGGACAGCATGGACAAAGATGCCGCCCGCAAGACACGCTCGGTTCTCATGATGATCGGGCCACTCATGCACCTCTTCAAAGAATTCCGTATTCCCTATGCCGGTGGCTGCAAGCTGGGCACCCGTACAGTCCGACCACACTTGTTTGCGCTAGAAGAGTTTGGCGTAGATGTCGTCGCCAAGTCCGGACACTACCGCGTTAATGTCGCCAAGAAGAACGCCAAAGAGATTATATTGTACGAGTCAGGTGATACAGTCACCGAAAACGTACTGATGGCTGCCGCCAAGTTCGAGCACGAGGTAACTATCAAGATGGCCAGCGCCAACTATATGGTGCAAGACGTGTGCTTCTTCCTGCGCAAGCTGGGTGTCCGTATCGATGGCATTGGCACTACCACCCTCAGGATCAAAGGTGTCAAAGACATAAAGAAAAACGTCACCTATTACCCAAGCGAGGACCCCGTAGAGGCTATGACCTTTGTTGCAGCCGCCATAGCCACCGATTCTAAGCTGACCATCACTCGTGTGCCTATAGAATTCCTCGAACTCGAGCTACTCAAGCTCAAACATATGGGCCTCAAGTACGACATTTCTGAGTGGTACAAATCCAATAATGACCAAACCAACCTGGCAGACGTAACCATCCACAAACACCATGGCAAGCTGATAGCCCTAGAAGAAAAGATCTACGCTCGTCCCTATCCTGGTCTGAATATCGATAACCTGCCTTACTTTGTGCCGATTGCCGCCGTAGCCAAGGGCCGCACGCTTATCCACGACTGGGTATACGAAGAACGCGCCCTGTACTACACCGAGATGCGCAAACTTGGCGCCAACGTGACATTGGCCGATCCACACCGGGCATATATAGACGGACCTACCAAATTCAGCGCCGCCGACGTTGTCTGCCCGCCAGCTCTGAGGCCGGCCGTACTACTGCTGATTGGTATGCTGGCCGCCGATGGCATATCGATACTGCGCAACGTCTACTCTATCAACCGTGGATACGAAGATTTAGCCGAGCGGCTTAACTCGGTCGGTGCCCATATCACGGTCATGCACGAACTCTAG
- the glyA gene encoding serine hydroxymethyltransferase, whose protein sequence is MKKDDAIAKLIRAEEKRQREGLELIPSENYVSREVLDALGSIFTNKYSEGYPHRRYYGGQENTDKVEEIAIDRAKQLFKTDHANVQPHSGAPANIAVYQAWLEPGDTIMAMKLDHGGHLTHGHPVTSSAKLYNFVRYGIKDVETGEIDYEEMRQVALKTKPKIILAGFSGYPRDLDYAKFAAIGKEVNAVLMADMAHIAGLIVAGAKPNPFDFGFHIITTTTHKTMRGPRGGMVLSQGTVGNPLRKVEKTVDNLPTLIDREVFPGFQGGPHMHTIAAKAVAFGEALQPEFKTYAEQILKNAKRLADELMKRNFKLVTNGTDNHLIQIDMMTSFGINGREAQDLFDRLGLSANCNAIPNDTLPPFRPSGLRLGTPAMTTRGLKEDDMATVAEFLLQATKAKQDDKKLASLQKDVQAFALQFPLPSDQ, encoded by the coding sequence ATGAAAAAAGACGACGCCATAGCCAAACTGATACGCGCAGAAGAAAAGCGCCAACGCGAGGGCCTAGAACTTATTCCGTCCGAAAACTACGTGAGCCGTGAAGTTCTAGACGCCTTGGGCAGCATTTTTACCAACAAATACTCCGAGGGCTACCCGCACCGTCGCTACTATGGCGGTCAGGAAAATACTGATAAGGTCGAAGAAATTGCCATCGATCGGGCCAAACAGCTCTTTAAGACAGACCACGCCAATGTGCAGCCACACTCTGGCGCACCCGCCAACATTGCCGTTTACCAGGCATGGCTGGAGCCCGGCGACACCATTATGGCCATGAAGTTGGACCACGGTGGGCACCTGACGCACGGACACCCAGTGACCAGTAGCGCTAAGCTGTACAACTTTGTTCGCTATGGCATAAAAGACGTCGAAACGGGCGAGATTGATTATGAAGAGATGCGTCAGGTAGCACTGAAAACCAAGCCGAAGATTATCTTGGCTGGCTTCTCGGGATATCCCCGCGATCTGGACTATGCCAAATTTGCAGCTATTGGCAAAGAAGTAAACGCGGTTCTGATGGCCGACATGGCCCATATTGCTGGCCTGATTGTGGCCGGCGCCAAGCCCAATCCATTTGATTTTGGGTTTCATATTATTACCACTACGACGCACAAAACTATGCGCGGTCCCCGCGGCGGTATGGTGCTGAGCCAGGGTACGGTCGGGAATCCTCTAAGAAAAGTAGAAAAGACGGTAGACAATCTGCCAACTCTCATCGACCGTGAAGTCTTCCCTGGTTTTCAGGGTGGCCCGCACATGCACACTATTGCCGCCAAGGCCGTGGCTTTTGGTGAGGCCCTGCAGCCAGAGTTCAAGACCTATGCCGAGCAGATCCTGAAAAATGCAAAACGCCTGGCTGATGAATTGATGAAGCGCAACTTCAAGCTAGTGACCAACGGCACTGATAACCACCTGATTCAGATTGATATGATGACTAGCTTTGGCATAAATGGCCGTGAAGCCCAGGATCTATTTGATCGCCTCGGCCTGTCCGCTAACTGCAATGCCATACCTAACGACACTTTGCCACCCTTCCGCCCCAGTGGCCTGCGCCTGGGCACACCGGCTATGACAACACGCGGGCTGAAAGAGGATGACATGGCCACTGTGGCTGAGTTTCTGCTGCAAGCCACTAAGGCCAAACAGGATGACAAGAAACTAGCCAGTCTGCAAAAAGATGTCCAGGCATTTGCACTGCAGTTTCCGCTGCCGAGTGATCAGTAA